The Sphingopyxis fribergensis DNA segment GTTCCGTAAGGCTTTCAAGGGCCGCATCCATGGCAACGCCAAGGGCGGAACCAGCCTGAACTTCGGCTCCTACGGGCTGAAGGCGATGGAACCCGAGCGCATCACCGCGCGTCAGATCGAAGCGGCTCGCCGTGCGATCAGCCGTGCGATCAAGCGTCAGGGCCGTTTGTGGATCCGTATCTTCCCCGACGTCCCCGTGTCGTCGAAGCCTGCCGAAGTCCGTATGGGTAAGGGCAAGGGTTCGCCGGAATTCTGGGCCGCTCGCGTGAAGCCGGGTCGCATCCTGTTCGAACTCGACGGCGTTCCCGGCCCCGTGGCCGCGCTGGCGTTCGAACGCGCCGCGATGAAGCTGCCGATCAAGACGAAGGTGATTGCCCGTCTCGGCGACACCTCGCATCTGGAGGGTTAAGGGCCATGTCCAAGACCGAAGATTTCAAGGCCAAGACCGACGACCAGCTCGCCGAACAGCTTGGCGAACTGAAGCGCGAGGCGTTCAACCTCCGTTTCCAGGCGGCCACCGGCCAGCTTGAAAAAGCGTCGCGCGTCAAGGAAGTGCGGCGCTCGATCGCCCGCATCAAGACGCAGCAGACCGAGCGCACGCGCTCGGCCGCGAAGTAAGGAGACTATCGATGCCGAAGCGCATTCTGACCGGTACGGTGGTGTCCGACAAGGGCGACAAGACCGTTGTGGTGAAGGTCGAACGGAAGGTGAAGCACCCTCTGTACGGCAAGATCATCCGTCGTTCGAAGAAGTATCATGCCCACGATGAGGACAACGCCATCAAGGCTGGCGAAACCGTCCGCATCGAGGAAACGAAGCCGATTTCGAAGCTGAAGACGTGGAAGGTGCTCGACAAGGTCGACACCCACAGCAAGCCCAAGACGGCTGCTGACGCCTAAGCTGAGTTTCACGGAACCGCCGGGGCATCCCGGTAGGCCAAAAAAGAAGGAAATGCATCGATGATTCAGATGCAGTCACAATTGGAAGTCGCTGACAACAGCGGTGCCAAGCGCGTCCAGTGCATCAAGGTGCTCGGCGGGTCGAAGCGTCGCACCGCCGGCGTAGGCGACGTGATCGTCGTGTCGATCAAGGAAGCTCAGCCGCGCGGCAAGGTGAAGAAGGGTGACGTGCATCGCGCCGTTATCGTTCGCACTGCCAAGGACGTGCGCCGCGCCGATGGCTCGGTCATCCGTTTCGACAGCAACGCCGCCGTGCTCGTCAACAAGAATGAGGAGCCGATCGGCACCCGTATCTTCGGCCCCGTCGTCCGCGAACTGCGCGGCCGTGGCTATATGAAGATCATCAGCCTGGCGCCGGAGGTGCTCTGATCATGGCGAACAAGATCAAGAAGGGCGACACGGTTGTCATCCTGTCCGGCAAGGACAAGGGCAAGACCGGTGAAGTGACGCAGAGCCTGCCGAAAGACGGCAAGGTCGTCGTCGCTGGCGTCAATGTCATCACGCGCCACCGCAAGCCGAGCCAGACCAACCCGCAGGGTGGCCTGGAACGCAAGGAAGCGCCGCTGTACGCGAGCAAGGTTGCGATTGCCGATCCCAAGACCGGCAAGCCGACGCGCGTTCGTTTTGAAACCAAGGACGGCAAGAAGGTCCGCGTGGCCGTGAAGTCCGGGGAGACGCTCAATGGCTGACAATTACACCCCGCGCATGCGCAAGCGCTACGACGATGTGATCGTCAAGGCGATGACCGAGAAATTCGGTTACAAAAATGCGATGGAAGTGCCGAAGATCGAAAAGATCACGCTCAACATGGGCGTCGGCGAAGCCACGCAGGACAAGAAGAAGGTCGAGAAGGCCGCCGAGGAAATGGAATTGATCGCGGGGCAGAAGCCCGTCGTGACCAAGGCCAAGAAGTCGATCGCACAGTTCAAGCTGCGCGAAGGCATGCCGATCGGCTGCAAGGTCACCCTGCGCCGCGAACGCATGTACGAATTCCTCGATCGCCTGATCACGATCGCAATGCCGCGCATCCGCGACTTTCGCGGCGTGTCGGCGACGAGCTTCGACGGCCGTGGCAACTATGCCATGGGCCTGAAAGAGCAGATCATCTTCCCCGAGATCAACTATGACCGCATCGACCAGGTGCGCGGCATGGACGTGATCGTCACCACCACCGCCCGTACGGACGAAGAAGCCCGCGAACTGCTCAAGCTGTTCGGCTTCCCCTTCCCGATCGAAGCGCAGGAAAAGGAAGCCGCCTGATCCCTTTGGGACCAGGCAGGCTCTTTCAAGAAGGAAAGAGAACTTAAGTCATGGCGAAACTGAGTTCGATGAACAAGAACGAGCGTCGCAAGCAGCTGGTGAAGAAGTACGCCGGCCGTTATGCGAAGCTGAAGGCGATTGCAGCGGACACCTCGCTCGATGATGGCGAGCGTCTGATCGCGCGCCTCAAGATGGCGGAAATCCCGCGCAATGGTAACCCGACCCGCATCCGTAATCGGTGCGAGCTGACCGGGCGCCCGCGCGCTTATTATCGCAAATTCCGGCTGTGCCGTATCCAGCTCCGCGATCTGGCCAACAAGGGCCTGATCCCCGGTGTTGTGAAATCGAGCTGGTAAGGGACTGACAAGATGGCAATGACCGATCCCCTGGGTGATATGCTCACCCGCATCCGCAACGGCCAGACGGCGAAGAAGGACAGCGTCCTGACGCCGGCTTCGACGCTGCGCGTCCGCGTTCTCGATGTTCTCCAGCGCGAAGGCTATATCCGCGGCTACAGCGAAGAAGCGCTGGGTGCCAAGGGCCAGCACAAGGGCATCCGCATCGAACTGAAATATTTCGAAGGGCAGCCGGCGATCCGCCATGTGGCGCGCGTTTCGAAGCCCGGTCGCCGCGTCTATTCGGGTTCGAAAGAACTTCCGATCGTGCGCAACGGCCTGGGTATCACCATCGTGTCGACCCCGCGCGGCGTTCTCTCGGACGCCGAAGCACGCGAACATAATGTCGGCGGCGAAGTGCTGGCGGAGGTGTTCTGATGTCGCGCATTGGTAAAAAGGCAGTGGGCATTCCCAGCGGCGTCACCGCCGCGATCGACGGCGGCCAGCTGTCGGTCAAGGGCCCCAAGGGCACGCTCGCGATGCCGCTTTCCGACCTCATCAATTATGAAGTCGCCGAAGGCAGCATCTCGGTCCAGCCCGCGAACACGACCCGCGAAGCTCGCGCCTTCTGGGGCATGCAGCGGACGCTGGTGCAGAACCTGATCACGGGTGTCACCGAAGGCTTCACCAAGGTCCTCGAGATCACCGGTGTCGGCTATCGTGCCAACTCGCAGGGCAAGACTCTGAAGCTGCAGCTCGGCTACAGCCACGATGTCGATTTCGCGGTGCCCGAAGGCATCGAGATCAAGACGCCGGACAACACGACGATCGAGATCAGCGGCATCGACAAGCAGCAAGTCGGCCAGGTCGCGGCGGAAATCCGCCGTTGGCGTAAGCCCGAACCCTATAAGGGCAAGGGCATCAAATATCGCGGCGAGTACATCTTCCGCAAAGAAGGCAAGAAGAAGTAAGCCATGGCACATCTTACCCCTTTCCAAAAACGCCGTCAGCGCGTCCGTACAGCCCTCCGTCAGCGCTCGGGTGGCCGCGCCCGCCTGTCGGTGCACCGTTCGGGCCGCCACATCTATGCACAGCTCATCGATGACGCTGCCGGGCAAACGCTCGCTTCGGCGTCGACGCTGGACAAGGATGTCCGCGGCAAGACCGGCGCAACCACGGCAGCTGCGGCTGACGTTGGCAAGCGCCTCGCCGCTGCCGCTAAGAAGGCCGGCGTGACGCAGGTCGTCTTCGACCGCGGCGGTTTCCTGTTCCACGGGCGCATCAAGGCGCTGGCCGACGCGGCTCGCGAAGGCGGATTGGAGTTCTAATCATGGCAGACGAAGTACAGAACGTCGAAGGCGCTCCCGAAGCAGCCCCCACCGATGGCCAGGCTCCGCGCCGCGGCCGTGGCGGCGGCCGCGATGGTAGCCGTGGCGGTCGTGACGGTGGCCGTGGCCGCCGCGACGATCGTCGCCCGCGCGACGATGAGGGCGGCGAAGAGCTGATCGAAAAGCTCGTCCACATCAACCGCGTCTCAAAGACCGTGAAGGGCGGCAAGCGCTTCGGTTTCGCCGCGCTCGTCGTCGTCGGTGACGGCAAGGGCCGCGCCGGTTTCGGTCATGGCAAGGCGCGCGAAGTGCCCGAAGCCATTTCGAAGGCGACCGCGGCTGCAAAGAAGGCGATGATCCGCGTTCCGCTGCGCGATGGCCGCACGCTGCACCATGACGGTCGCGGTGTGTTCGGTGCGGGCAATGTAACGCTGCGTTCGGCACCCGCCGGTACCGGCATCATCGCCGGTGGCCCGATGCGCGCCGTGTTCGAATCGCTGGGCGTTGCCGACGTGGTGACCAAGTCGGTCGGCACCTCGAACCCCTACAACATGATCCGTGCGACCTTCGAGGCGCTCGGCGAACAGACCAGCCCGAAGTCGGTCGCGCAGCGTCGCGGCAAGAAGGTTTCGGACCTGATCAAGCGTGGCGGTGCATCCGACCGCGCAGCCGAGGCGGAAGCCGCGGCGGTGACGGAGTAAGACGATGGCTGACAAGAAGATCAAGATCCGCCAGATCGGTTCGCCGATCCGTCGTCCCAAAGGCCAGCGTGCCATCCTGACCGGCCTCGGCCTGGGCAAGATGCACCGCGAGGTCGAACTGGTCGACACCCCGGAAGTGCGCGGCATGATCCGCAAGCTTCCCCACATGGTGAAAGTCATCGAGGGCTAAACCCCTCGGTACTTTCCCGAATCCTATTAGCGCGACAAAAGCGAAAGCGAGTGCAAAATGACGATCAAGCTTAACGAACTTCGTGACAATAATGGCGCCCGCAAGGGCCGTATGCGCGTCGGACGCGGCATCGGTTCGGGCAAGGGCAAGACCGCCGGCCGCGGCCAGAAGGGCCAGAAAGCCCGCAGCGGTGTCGCGATCAACGGCTTCGAAGGCGGCCAGATGCCGCTTCACATGCGCATCCCGAAGCGCGGCTTCAACAACATCTTCGGTAAGGATTTCGCGATCGTGAACCTGGGCATGGTCCAGAAGCTGATCGACGCGAAGAAGCTCGATGCGAAGGCGACGATCGATCACGCAGCGCTCAAGGCCGTTGGCCTGGCGCGCGGCGGCAAAGACGGCGTTCGCCTTCTCGCCAAGGGCGAACTCACCGCGAAGGTGACCTTTGCCGTTGCCGGCGCGTCGAAGGGCGCGATCGAAGCGGTCGAAAAGGCCGGTGGCAAGGTCGAACTGCCCGAGCCCAAGGCCGAAGGCGAAGGCAAGAAAGCCAAGCGCAAGGCCGAAGCGGCCGCCAAGAACGCCTGATTTTCGGCAAAGGGTGGTTCGGAGCACGAACCGCCCTTTGTTATTTGAAGACCGATATTTCCCGTTCGTGTCGAGCGAAGTCGAGACACCCATCGGAACAGCATAGGGTCGAGGGGCATCTCGACTTCGCTCGATGCGAACGGATAGATGGGGCCTGCAACCGCCGCATCTGTAAATGGGCCTTTCCCCTTGCGCTTCGACCCATGCGAACGCACATAGGCGCCGGGTCGCGGGGGCGCGGTCCGCCACTCGAGGAAAGATCACCATGGCCTCTCGCGCCGACCAGCTTGCTTCCAACCTGAACTTTTCAAAGTTCGGCCAGGCGACCGAACTCAAGAACCGCATCTGGTTCACAATCGGCGCCCTGATCGTCTTCCGTTTTCTGTCGTTCGTGCCGCTGCCGGGGGTCGACCCCGTTGCGCTGGCGTCGCTCTACAGCCAGGCCGCGTCGGGCGGCGTCCTCGACATCTTCAACACTTTCTCGGGCGGCAGCCTGGAGCGCATGAGCATCATCGCGCTCGGGGTGATGCCCTATATTACGGCGTCGATCGTCGTGCAGCTGGCGTCGGCTTTGTCGCCCAGCCTCGCCGCACTCAAGAAAGAGGGCGAAAGCGGGCGCAAGAAACTCAATCAATATACCCGTTACGGCACCGTCGGTCTGACCGCGATACAGGGTTATTTCATCGCCGTTGGGCTTGAATCGCTCGGCGCGACGCAGGGCATCGCGGCGGTCGTCGACCCCGGCATGATGTTCCGCATCGGCGCCGTGATCAGCATCGTCGGCGGAACGCTCTTCCTGATGTGGCTCGGCGAACAGATCACCAGCCGCGGCATAGGCAACGGCGTTTCGCTGATCATCATGGCGGGCATTTTGGCGCAGCTGCCGCGCAGCTTTGCCCAGATGTTCACGCAGGTGCGCGAAGGCTCGATGGGCGGCGGCACGATCCTCGCGGTCGTCGGCGGCGCGATCGTCGTCATCGCCTTTATCAGCTTCATGGAACGCGCACAGCGCCGCGTCCTCGTCCAATATCCAAAGCGCGCCACTCAGCGCGGCGTGATGCAGGCCGACCGCAGCCACCTGCCCCTGAAGGTCAACACCGCAGGCGTAATCCCGCCGATCTTCGCCTCGTCGCTGCTGCTGATGCCGCTGACCGTCACGCAAATGATGGGTCAGAATGTCCAAGGCGACACCGCGACCGGCGACTTCCTTATCACGCTCAACCAGTATCTCGCGCACGGCCAGCCGCTCTATATGGCGCTTTATGCCGCGGGCATCATCTTCTTCTGCTTCTTCTACGTCGCGGTCGTCTTCAATCCCGAAGAAACCGCCGACAATCTGAAGCGCCAGAACGGCTTCATCCCCGGCATCCGCCCGGGCAAGAACACCGCCGCCTATCTCGACCATGTGCTGACGCGCATCACCGTGATCGGTGCGGCCTATCTGGCGGCGATCTGTCTGATCCCCGAATATTTCATCGCCGGATCGGGCCTGCCGTTCCAGCTCGGCGGCACCAGCCTGCTGATCATCGTCAACGTGACGATCGACACGATCAGCCAGATCCAGAGCCACATGCTCGCGCATCAATATGGCGACCTCATCAAGAAGGCGAAATTGAAGGGGGGCGTTGCGCGGCGCTAAAGCGCCCGCTACGTCCATCCGCGCCACACGAATAGGGCAACGTGCAGGAAACAGGGGCCTCCATGACGCTGAATATCATTTTGCTGGGTCCGCCGGGTGCGGGCAAGGGAACGCAGGCAGTGCGCCTGGAAGAAGAGCATGGCATGGTCCAGCTCTCGACCGGCGACATGCTCCGTGCGGCAGTCAAGGCGGGGACTCCGATCGGGCTGCAGGCGAAAGCCGTCATGGACGCGGGCGAACTCGTTTCGGACGAGATCGTCTCGGGTCTGATCGGCGAACGGCTCGACCAGCTCGGCAACGACGTCTCGGTGATCTTCGATGGCTATCCGCGCACGGCGGCACAGGCCGAAGCGCTCGACGGCATCTTGTCGGCGCGCGGGCGTAAGCTCGACCATGTAATCGAGCTGCAGGTCGAGGAAGATGCGCTCGTCGACCGCATCACCGGCCGCTTCAGCTGTGCCAAATGCGGGGCGGGTTATCACGACCGCTACAAGCTGCCCAAGGTCGAAAACACCTGCGACGTCTGCGGCAACCACGAGTTCAAGCGCCGTCCCGACGACAATGAAGAAACGGTGCGCACGCGCATGGCCGAATATCGCGCCAAGACCGCGCCGATCCTGCCGATCTATGAAGCGCGCGGCATCGTGACGCATGTCGATGGCATGGCGCCGATCGATGAGGTCAACGACGCGATCGAAACGATCCTCGCGGGCTGAGGCTAGCCAGTCCTCCCGGCACCGGTTATTGAGGCGCCAAGGGGGACAGGGTGATGGCAATTTCCAGACATTTTGCGGGCGCGGCGATGATCGGCGCGCTGGCTTTCGCGCCGGTCGCAAACGCCAAGGTCGTCGACCAAAGCGACGCCGGCTTCACCGTCGCGCACACGGGGCAGGTCGCCGCGACCCCTGCCGATGCGTGGAAGATGCTTCGTATGCCCGAAAGCTGGTGGTCGAAAGATCATAGCTGGTCGGGGGACGCCGCGAACTTCTGGCTCGATTCGCAGGCGGGCGGTTGTTTCTGCGAGAAACTGCCCGATACGGGCGGAGGCGTCGGCAGCGTCCAGCACGCGCGCGTCCTCTTTTCAAAACCGGGCCAGATGCTTCGCCTCTCGGGCGCTTTCGGACCGCTGCAAGGCGAGGCGCTGACGGGCACGCTGACGATCCAGATCAAGGAAACCCCGATGGGCAGCGCGCTGCGCTTCGACTATGTCGTCGGCGGCTATATGCGCTTCAAGGTTGCCGACATCGCACCCGCGGTCGACAAGGTGATCGGCGAGCAATTGCTCGGGCTCGCCAATGCGCTCGGCGGCGCGCTGCCGCCGACGCGCGACGAAAAGGCGGCGGGCGAGGGCAAGGACGAGCCGAAGGCCGAAACACCGCCCGTGAAGGATGAGCCTGGCCTTGATGCCGCCGTCGCCGACCTGGTCGAGGAAGAGGCTAAGCCCGCACCCGAAGGTCGCTAGGCGTCGGGTTTGCCGCGCAGCTTGGCGAGCGCAGCGAATGGCCCCGCAGCCTCTTCGCTGAGCACGCCTTTTTCGGCGAGGATGCGGTCCGCGTCGGGATGACGCGGGAAGGGATCGAGCGCGAGCGAGAGCGTCTGCACCGCCGCTTCGCCAAGGTCGACGCGGTCGCCCTCGAGCGGCAGCAAATCGAGTTCGTCGCTGCCGATCTCGATCTCTTCATCCTCGCTGACCGGCGCGTCGACATCGCGCAGGAAACGCAGGTCGAATGGCTCGGCGATCGTCGCGGGGACGGGCAGGTCGGTCGCGGCGCACGCCTGCACCACCTTGGCTTGCACCTCGCCCTTCGCGCCGATGCCGCCGGCGATCGCGCGCACTTCGCCGGTGATAAAAAAGCAGTCGAGCGCGACCAATGCCAGCCGCTCGGCGATCTGGGCGCGGGCCTCGGCATCGGCCTCGACCGACAGGGTGCGGCCATGCGCGGCGTCGGCCAGCGTGACGATCAGCGAGAATTCGGGATCGCTCAATGCCCTGCTCCGCCCAGGCGGTCGGCGGCGATCAGATCTGCCACCGGGGTCGCGGAGAGGGCCGCGCGCAGCGCGGAAACTTCGGTCATCACATGCGCGAGCCCTGGTTTGCCGGGCTCTTGCCCGCGCCACAGGTTGCGGATCAGCGCGCTACGCAATTCGTCCGATCCGTCGGTGGCGCGATAGGCGCCGAGCCGCCCGCCGAGCGCGCTCATCATCCGCCCGACCTGCTTGCCGACCACCATGTCGCCAAAGCCGATCTGGCGCATCTGGCCGTCCATGTCGTTCACGAACAATTCGGTGAGCTGGACGCCCGCGAGCCCGTGTGCCGGCTCGTCGTCGATGCGGTGCAGCACCAGCGCCGTAACAAGACTGACCATATCGAACCGTCCGTCGAGCGTGTCGGGAACGGTGCCCTGCGCATACCAGTGCGGCGCGCGCGCGGTGGCGACGACGGCATTCCATAGCGGGCGGCGCGCCTCGCGCGGATCGGGGTCGGATTTAAAGAGTTTGCGAAGTGAGAACATGGCAGCTGCTTAGGCGCATTCGGGCCGCCGGAAAAGAGCCGCCGGTCAGCTTGTGGCAAGCTTTACTGCGCCACAAGCGGCTTGTGCGCGCTGTCCGCTTGCGGTTAAGAGGCGCGAGAGCCAGCGCCGACCGCCCGGATAAGCGGCGGACCGGCGCAACGGAGATATTTGATGCCGAATTCGATCCTTTTACGTCCTGCCCCGCGCGCGCGCCTCGTCGTGCTCGGCCTCGCCGTCGCGCTGACCGTCAGCGGCTGCGCGCAGCTGAAGGGCCGGCAGGGCTATGTCGTCGACCCGCTGCTGACCGAGGCGATCACGCCCGGCGTCGACAACCGCGAATCGGTCGAAAAGACGCTCGGCCGCCCGACCTTCGTCGGCCAGTTCAGCAACAATGAATATTATTATGTGTCGCGCGAAACGCGCCAGCTCGCCTTTGCGAAGCCGCGTCCGGTCGATCAGCAGGTGCTGCGTGTCCGCTTCGACCCAGCCGGCAACGTCGCTGCGGTCGACCGCACCGGGCTCGAGCTGGTCAGCCGGCTCAGCCCCGAAGGCGACAAGACGCCGACGCTCGGCCGTCAACGTAGCTTCTTCGAAGATATCTTCGGCAACATCGGCGCGGTGGGTGCGCCAGGTGCGGGTGCTCCGGGGCAATAAGCCCGAAGGCAACGACAAAGTCAGTAAAGCGGCGGCGCCCCGGGGCACCGCCGCTTTTTCTTTTATTGTGCGATTCCGCCCGCCGCGAGCACGGCGAGAGTGACGAGGTCCGACGCGGTCGACGCCATCGTCGCGACCTGCACCGGATTTTCCATGCCGACGAGCATCGGGCCGATCACCGCGCCGCCGCCGAGTTCGCGCAGCAGCTTCGCCGACAGGTTCGCCGACTGCAGACCCGGCATGATCAGCACATTCGCGGGCCCCGACAGGCGGCAGAAGGGGTAGTTTTTCATCACCTTGGCATTCAGCGCGACATCGGGCGCCATTTCGCCTTCATATTCGAACGCGGGCTGGCGCTGGTCGAGGATTGCCACCGCCTCGCGGATATTATCGAGCCAGCTTCCCTCGGGGTTGCCGAAGGTCGAATAGGACAGGAAAGCGACGCGCGGTTCGTGGCCCATGCGCCGCGCGACCTGTGCGGTGCGTTCGGCGATATCGGCGAGCATCTCGGCGGTCGGGCGCTCGTTGACCGTCGTGTCGGCCATGAAGATCGTGTGATGCTGGTCGACGAGGACGTGAATACCGAACGGGGTCTTGCCCTCGGCATGGTCGATCACGCGGCGGATTTCGCGCATCGACTGCGAATAGGTACGCGTCGTCCCGGTGATCATCGCATCACCGAGCCCCATCTTGAGCAGCAGCGAGCCGAAGATATTGCGATCGCGGTTGACCATGCGTTCTACATCGCGGCGCAGATACCCGCGGCGCTGCAGCCGTTCGTAAAGCATCTCGACCATCTGCGGCACATGCGGCGAATTGACGCTGTTGTGCACCTCATAGCTTTCGGGATCGGCGACGCCCATCGCGCGGAGCTTGTCGTGCAGCCCCTCGCGCCCGACGAGCACCGGGGTGCCATAACCGCCGTCGCGGAACTGGATCGCGGCGCGCAGCACGGTTTCTTCCTCGCCCTCGGCAAAGACGACGCGCTTCGGATTGTTGCGCGCGGCTTCATAGGCGAGCGTGAGGACCGAAGTCGTCGGGTTGAGCCGGGCGCGGAGCCGGGTGCGATACTCGTCGAGATCCGCGATCGGCTTTTGCGCAACGCCCGTGTCCATGGCCGCCTTGGCGACCGCTGCCGGCACGATTTCCATCAGGCGCGGGTCGAAGGGCGAGGGGATGATATATTCGGGACCGAAGCTCGACGCGCGGCCGCCGTAGGCCGCGGCGACTTCCTCGGGCACCTGCTGGCGCGCGAGGTCGGCGATCGCATAAGCCGCCGCGATCTTCATCTCTTCGTTGATCGCGGTCGCATGAACGTCGAGCGCGCCGCGAAAGATGAAGGGGAAGCAGAGCACGTTGTTGACCTGGTTCGGATAGTCCGAGCGGCCGGTCGCGATGATCGCGTCGGGGCGCGCCGCGCGGGCGTCGGGCGGCGAGATTTCGGGATCGGGATTCGCCATAGCGAAGATGATCGGCGCGGGCGCCATATGCTTCACCATCTCGGGCTTCAGCGCGCCCGCGGCCGACAGGCCGAGGAACACGTCGGCGCCGACGAGCGCCTCGGTCAGGTCGCGGGCTTCGGTCGGCACCGCATGCGCCGACTTCCACTGGTCCATGCCGTCGGTGCGGCCCTGATAGATCGTGCCCTTGCGGTCGCACATAATGACATTTTCATGGGCGACGCCCATCGCCTTGATCAGCGCGGTGCATGCGATCGCCGCGGCGCCGGCGCCGTTGACGACGACCTTCACCGTCGCCAGGTCGCGGCCCGTCAGGTAACAGGCGTTGATCAGACCCGCGGCGGTGATGATCGCGGTGCCGTGCTGATCGTCATGGAACACCGGAATGTTCATGCGTTCCTTCAGCGCCGCTTCGATGATGAAGCAATTGGGCGCCGCAATATCTTCCAGGTTGATGCCGCCAAAGCTCGGCGCCAGCAGTTCGACCGCTTCGATGAAACGCTGGGGATCTTCGGTGTCGACCTCAAGGTCGATCGAATCGACGTCGGCGAAACGCTTGAACAGCACCGCCTTGCCTTCCATCACCGGCTTCGAGGCGAGCGCGCCGAGATTGCCAAGGCCGAGAATCGCGGTGCCGTTCGAGATCACCGCGACCAGATTGCCCTTGATCGTATAATCATAGGCCTTGGCCGGATCCTCGGCGATTGCGAGCACCGGCACGGCGACGCCGGGTGAATAGGCGAGGGACAGGTCGCGCTGCGTCGCCATCGGCTTCGACGCGACGATCTCGATTTTCCCTGGTCGGCCATATTCGTGGTAAAGCAGGGCCTCGCGATCCGAAAATTGCACCTTGCTGCCGCTGTCCATCATTTATCCTCTCAACTGATCCACAAGGCGCGCGCCCGAGCCCATTCCCTAGCGGCGCCTTGGCGAAATGGAACCCGCGAATCGCGCGCGCGTCTTGCCACGGCCCCATATCCGTCCCTAAGCATGTCTTATGCCTGTCACCGCCCGCTCCGCTGCCAATACGAATAGTCCCGCGCCCGCCGCAACGCCGATGATGGCGCAATATTGGTCGCTGAAGGACAAGGCAGGCGATTGCCTGCTCTTCTATCGCATGGGCGATTTTTTCGAGCTGTTCTTCGACGATGCGAAGGCGGCCGCCGCGACGCTCGACATCGCGCTGACCTCGCGCGGCGAGCATGACGGGCAGCCGGTCGCGATGTGCGGCGTTCCCGTCCACGCCGCAGAATCCTATCTCGCGCGGTTGATCCGCGCCGGGCACCGCGTCGCGATCGCCGAGCAGATCGAGACCCCGGCCGAGGCGAAGGCGCGTGGCGGCTCGAAGGCGCTGGTCGCTCGCGACATCGTGCGCTTCGTCACCGCGGGCACGCTCACCGAAGAATCTTTGCTCGAAGGACGGAGCGCGAACCGCCTCGCCGCGCTCGCGCAGATCGGCAGCGACGGCGACGTGGCGATTGCCGCCGCCGATATTTCGACCGGGCGTTTCGAGGTCGTCGCGGTGCGCAGCGAGCAGGTCGATGCCGAACTCGCGCGGCTCGCGCCCTCGGAGCTTCTGCTCAGCGAAAGCGCCGAGGAGCTGCCGATCTCGTCGGCGCGGCAGATCGTGCGCCGCCCGCCCGCAGACTTTTCCAGCACGAGCGCGCAAAAACGCCTCGAAACTTTTTTCGGCGTCCAGACGCTCGACGGCTTCGGCCAGTTCGGGCGCGGCGAAATTGCCGCGATGGGTGCACTCGTCGCCTATCTCGACCATGTCGGCACCGGCGGGCCGACCTTTCTCCAGCCGCCGCTGCGCCACCTCGCATCGGGGCGGATGGCGATCGATGCCGCGACGCGCGAGAGCCTCGAACTCGTCCGCACGATGGCGGGCGCGCGCGACGGCAGCCTGCTCGGGACGATCGACCGCACCGTCACCGCGGCGGGTGCGCGATTGCTCGCCGACGATCTCGCGAGCCCGCTCACCGACAAGGATGCGATCCTCGACCGGCTCGATCTCGTCGATGGTCTTGCGCGCGATTCCTTGTGGCGCGGCGAACTGCGTGCTGCGCTGCGCGCTCTCCCCGATGC contains these protein-coding regions:
- a CDS encoding NADP-dependent malic enzyme, which gives rise to MDSGSKVQFSDREALLYHEYGRPGKIEIVASKPMATQRDLSLAYSPGVAVPVLAIAEDPAKAYDYTIKGNLVAVISNGTAILGLGNLGALASKPVMEGKAVLFKRFADVDSIDLEVDTEDPQRFIEAVELLAPSFGGINLEDIAAPNCFIIEAALKERMNIPVFHDDQHGTAIITAAGLINACYLTGRDLATVKVVVNGAGAAAIACTALIKAMGVAHENVIMCDRKGTIYQGRTDGMDQWKSAHAVPTEARDLTEALVGADVFLGLSAAGALKPEMVKHMAPAPIIFAMANPDPEISPPDARAARPDAIIATGRSDYPNQVNNVLCFPFIFRGALDVHATAINEEMKIAAAYAIADLARQQVPEEVAAAYGGRASSFGPEYIIPSPFDPRLMEIVPAAVAKAAMDTGVAQKPIADLDEYRTRLRARLNPTTSVLTLAYEAARNNPKRVVFAEGEEETVLRAAIQFRDGGYGTPVLVGREGLHDKLRAMGVADPESYEVHNSVNSPHVPQMVEMLYERLQRRGYLRRDVERMVNRDRNIFGSLLLKMGLGDAMITGTTRTYSQSMREIRRVIDHAEGKTPFGIHVLVDQHHTIFMADTTVNERPTAEMLADIAERTAQVARRMGHEPRVAFLSYSTFGNPEGSWLDNIREAVAILDQRQPAFEYEGEMAPDVALNAKVMKNYPFCRLSGPANVLIMPGLQSANLSAKLLRELGGGAVIGPMLVGMENPVQVATMASTASDLVTLAVLAAGGIAQ